The genomic region GTGTCTTAGACTACTTCTCAATTGAACTTGGTGAAAACATTAATTGAAGAGGACGTCTCTGAAACAAAACAAAAGACGACTTGGACGAGTCGTCTCTCGACTAGCTTCTGTATTAGCAACCACAAGCTTACACTACATATATTTATATATATATATATACACATACATGGCCCTTCCAATGAGGGATCCCTTTTTTTTGTTCATTTCTAAGGATAGGTCCACACCATTAGATCTGTTTTTTAATGGGCTTAAATGGTTGAGATTAAAACAAAAAACTTAACACTTATGTCAAACTTACACCGTTCAAGATTATTAAAAATAAATCCCTCATTTAGATGACTTAACGATTACCAAATTTTCTAAAAATTTGTAGAAATGATCTACTCATAGAAATGAACAAAAAAATGGATCTCTCATTGGAAGGGCCCTGTATATATATATATGTTGATATCTTTGCCAGAAGTTAGCTAATTAACGACATGATGACAACATCACTCTCCATGGCTGCAACTGAAATCATTGTGGAATATATCAACCGATTTGATTTGTTTGCAGTTGAGTCCAAGTTGCGAGTTTTTCTATATGGAAGCTATGTTTACTAGGCCATGCATGTTCAACATGTATTGGATGATGATGTTTGGGCATCTGGTTTGGCTGTCCTGGAATTTATAGAGACTTAGCTCTAGATTGGAACATTTTTCAACATTACTGTATATATAGGAGAAATCGTACTAATCTAGTACCTGTCAATTGTACAGTATCATGATGGATCATGTATGTGACAATTGTTTTGTCAAACATAAAAACAAAATTTAGGTATCATGTATACTCTGCAAAATGAATCCCCTGCATTGCTGATGTGCCAATGACCCGTACGCATTTTCACTCCTCTATAAGGAGCTCTTGCCATTGGAAGGTGAACACCACCCCCCAAATCCCCCCATGTTATTCATACGAAACAGAAAAGTATACAAACCAAGAGGGGGATTTCAGAACCTTACCTCTTAAAAATGAATTTTCACAACTTTCTACCAGAAACAGAAGCTAAACTTGATATATCATACACACCACACTGACAATACAAGTGAAAAAGAAAAGCATAGCTGATAAATGTTGCTGCCATTACCAAAATAACAACAGCAACATGTAGAAACCAATGAATATGTGTTTTGTCTCCAATCAGGTTCTTCTTTGGAGACGAGCTGCTCTCAATGCAATTGCCAGTGCTACTTTGTCTTTGATGTGATCAAATAATTGAAAATAGGCATACCTCCATGACTTTTTCAATATCAATGTGCCGCACACACTCCAAAAGCCTATGATGAATCCGAGCACCACGCTGGTATAGAAACCAAGCTTTTCATCATCATCTCTATGATCTTGTTTCTCATGTACATGAGGCTCATGCATGTTGTCTTCGTCTTCTGGACATTTTGGAAGTGGAAATCCACAAAGTGAATTGCCCTCATAAATAGATGGATCAACGAGCGTCTGAAGTTGGTTGCCTGATGGGATCCTTCCAGTCAACTTGTTGTGAGACAAGTTCAAGTGAGACAAGAATGTCATATTTGAGAGACTTTGAGGAATGTGTCCTGAGAGCCGGTTCTGGGAGAGGTCAAGAGTTTCGAGCCGGTACAAGTTTCCGATCTTAGAGGGGATACTTCCACTCAATTGATTCATGGACAAGTTCAAGGTACCCAATGAAAGGAGGCTGCTTATTTCTTCAGGAATTTCACCTTCTAAATCATTTGAAGAAAGGTCAATAATGGTCAGAAGCCTTGCGCTAGTGAAGTATTCACTTTCTCTTCCTTTTGTAGTCGCAGTTGTTTCCTCAAACTCACTAAAGAAAAGCCAGCTATTATCCGGACCAGAGACTAGAGAAGTCAAATTATTCAAACACTTGGGAATAGTCCCTGAAAATCTGTTGTGACCAAGGTCTAGGAACTGAAGGAAAGGAAGACTGCACAGTTGGTGAGGAATATGTCCACTTAAAGAGTTTGATCGCAGTTGTAGCCCTGTGAACCCAGATACATTTGATCCTATCCAAGAAGGTATGCTTCCAGTGAATTGTTGCCTCCAAGAGAAAGTCTGTGCAAAATTGAGCAATTTTGCAAGGCGGAAGGAATTTCTCCGCTTAACTGATTGTTGTCCATCTTTAATATAGAAAGATGACTTAGAATACCCATCGAGCTTGGAATATTACCAGACAAATTGTTCTTTGAGACATCCACAAAGGTTATGCCGCTCCACAAACTCCATTCTTTAGGGAATTCTCCAGAAAACTGATTGTTATTCAGAGCAAGGAAAAATAGAGATTGAATGCTGCAGATAGATGATGGAATAGTGCCATCTAATTGATTGTGGCTGAAAATTATGTGCTCTAGATTTGGAAAGTTGAATTGGAACGGAAGCATTCCGCTGATTTGGTTGCAAGATAAATCCAAATGATGGATTTGGGAAGAGATATTAGACATCCATTCCTCTGGTATTGCACCTGAGATTCCAGCATTCCTAACCTGGGCATATGAGAGCTCGGTTTACGATTGCAGCCATACCGGAAAACCAGGGCCTACTCGACAGTTGTCCATGGAAAGTGATTGGAGCTTGAAAGGAGGAATCCATTCATAATCGGTCAAGTTGAAAATGATAGGCACAGGTCGGTTTGTGGACAAAACTATATTCTTTAAGCTGGTGAGATTTATGAAATGGGCTTCTGTTAAACTGCCTTCCCATGAATTATCAGACAGATCAAGGCTAACGAGCTGACTGAGTTGTCCCACACTTTCAGGAATGGAACCATTGAAAAGATTTCCACCCAAGTGCAGTGTCTTGAGGGATGATGATAAGTTGCTAATAATAGATTCACGAATGGATCCCCGAAAAGAGTTGGAGCTGAGTTCAAGATGCTGGAGGCTTTTCAGCATTCCTAATGAACTAGGCAACTCGCCTTCCATCCCACAACTACTTAAATCTAGCGACTCCATTCTATTGGATGAGCAATTTGAAAAACCACTCAAAAAGTCTTGGATCCCGCCATCAATCTCGTTATCTGAAAGATCTAATGACTTTAGCTTGCACAAGTTTCCAAAGAATTTGGGAAGTAATTGACCTTTGAGTCCAATTCTCCATAAGTCAAGGTGTTCTAGAGATTTTAGTCTGACAAATTCATCTAGAGAGCGGTGAAGGAAAAGATTCCACCCTAGATCGAGTTTTGTAAGACTAGTAAGATTGAACATCCATTTAGGAAATGAGGAATTGATATGGTTATGCGATAAATCAAGGACCAAAAGCGATGTGAAGTTATTAGTGGGCAACGAGAGAGGAAGCTGGTTTCCATCAATAGAACAAGATGACAAATGCAACTCTAAGAGCGAAGGAAGCTTGTTAATAGCATGTAGCCAACTTACTCCTATGCTGCTAAGGTTCAAAAGTCCAAGGTTCAGGTGTTTTAGGGAAGATAGATGAGAAAGCCAATTCAAGTTTTTAGATGGAGGAAAATAATTATTATAGAGATCAAGATAGTTCAAGTTTGAGAGGTTACCGAGAGATGAGGGTATCTCTTCCACAAATGAACCATACCGTAAACTTGAAAGATTGAGATACCTCAAATTTTTTAGCCCCCCAATGAAGTTGAGAATGCGAATCTCTTGAAAATTATTTAAGCTTAGGTCCAAATAACTCAAATGTTTCAAGCCCTGCAAAGAAGGATTTATTAACTTACCCCCCAAACTAGATTTTTGGTACTCCACGGAGTTCCATTCGTCATCAACACCACCAATGTATGGATATGGATTACGGAGATCAAGCTTGACAACATGACCAGTGCGGTTGTTGCATGAAATCCCTCTCCATAGACAGCATTGCTGACCCGTCCAAGAAGAAAGCCTTCCAGATCGATCAATAAGATCTTCCTTGAAGCTGAGAAGTGCCTGTCTCTCTTCCTCCACACATGATTCTACCACAGTAGTACTAGTATACCGGCACAAAGACACGAACAGTAACATGAGCAGGAAGTTTCGAAGGAAGCGATGAGAGTTATGGTTGAAGAGAACATGGGAATCCATAACTTTGAGGCTTTGTTTAATTTGTTTCAGATGGCAGAAGAAGGTACCCAGCACAAGTAATATATAGAAATATGAACTCTTAATACGTACGTATTCCAAGTTCTCATCGTCATCTTCACTTCACTGAATTGTATATCAATTACCTGAAGAAGACAGGCATGGACTTGAAGACTTCTGTAGTTTCCAACCCTCACTGTTTAGGACCTTAGGTCGTTTTTAGGACTTTTCTCTACTAGAGAGACGTCTACATGCAGCTAATCGTTCTTAATTAGGTGAACTAATAAGACTCTGAATAGCAGCATAGACTTGGAAGACTCACCTTTCTCCCTCAGTCAATATTGTACGTGTACCAGGGTCCAGGGATATATGGTAACATTTAGGTCTTCTCTCCAGAAGACAGTCATGCCACGTGTACTTTATGGACAAATCTCATTCGCTCCTCCCTTAAACTAAGATTGGGCTTATCAGCCATGGTCTGCTCCTCTTGGAGTAGGCACGACGATCTTGGGCCTAAATTTAGGTGGATCACCCATTTGGGGTTGTGATTACTCTCTTTTCACTTCAACATTGACTGCATCAAATACCGGACATTTTGATAGAAACTAAGACGATCAGATTCCCTTGTAGCATTGCTTTCTCCTCTTGTGATTTAGCTGTATGGATATTCCAGATGCTGTGACGGTACACTTGCATATAACTCCAATACTCAGCGCCCCAAAACTTGGAATTTTGCTAGAGGGGGTAGTGCCGCAGCACTGGTGAGGACCAGCTCGTTTCAACTCAATAATGCATTTCTCCCCTGTTTTGGCCTCTTTTTCTCCTCTCACTGATATCACTCCCCAATTATTATCTTTGTCTCTGTCGACAATTACCACTAGAAGAACCATATAATCTATGTGTGTGTATATATATATATGAGCATGGACACATTTCCAGAATATATAGTTCTTATCTTCATTCTTTTCCGTTCTATAAGATGAGAAAGTTTCAATCTTATTCCAACACTATCTTCTTCCTCATTCTTCTACCTGTTTTAGTATCTTCGACCTGCACATGTACTCGAAAGCAAGACGAAGATCGAAACCAATCCAAGCAACTGATCACATACAAACTAGTTGCAATCGTTTCAGTTCTGGTTTCTGGTGCCCTAGGAGTCTGCCTTCCATTTTTAGTGAAGGTTAACATACCATTTCTCCATCCTGATAACGACTTCTATCTTCTTATCAAGGCCTTTGCAGCAGGAGTGATTTTAGCGACTAGCTTTGTTCATGTGCTTCCTGATGCTCAGGAGAGTCTGACAAGCCCTTGCCTCAGTCAAAAGCCATGGGGTAAGTTCCCGTTCACTGGTTTTGTTGCTATGGTTTCGGCCATTGGGACATTGATGATGGAAGCTTTGGCTACTGGGTACAACAAGAGGTCTGCTCTTAGCAAACCTCAACCAATAGATGGTGATGAAGAGACAAATCAGGTTCATGGTTCTGCATTGGTGTTAGAACCATCAAATTCGTCGGACACGATCCGAAATCGTATCATATCTCAGGTAATTCACCAGATCATATCAATCTTTCTTTGCAATTGGTACAAGTGACCTGCAGGAATGAACATGATGAACTTGGTTTTGTGTTCAGGTTTTGGAGTTGGGAATTATTGTCCATTCGGTGATTATTGGGGTATCCCTCGGTGCGTGTCAAAAGCTACACACAATCAAGCCTTTGGTGGCAGCATTGAGCTTCCATCAATTTTTTGAGGGCATAGGACTTGGTGGATGTATCTATCAGGTACTTGATTAGTTAGTTTCGGACCAGCATAATATGTTTGCATGAAAAGCAAGAACCAAGACGACTAAAGCAACGTACGATAAATGTTCCTAACCTAACTCAACTCAATAGCCAAATTATTGGAAGTACCTAACAGTCCACCGATACTATGTGCTAAAAATGTCGGCCAAACCTACACTAGTAGGTATTCATAGGTGAGCTACACTAGTTTCAATGTTTCAGAGCATCATATTTTCGGTTTAAATTGCTAACTTTCATTTCCTTGTTAAACACCTTTTGTTCTGAGTGTTGTTCTTTTTATTTTTGTTCTTATTCCTTGCTTTCCAGGAGGCTAGGCTTGGTTTTGTCCCATTTGTTTTAGGTTTGTGGCTTGATGCTCCAGATTGGTCTTAACATATTGAGCTAACAAAGAAGCGTCACGAAACATAATGATTGTAGCTTTTTAATGCTTTTTTTTTTTCATTAATAAAATTTCGACTAAGCACGGATAGTTAATCAATTTTCTCTTCCTTAAAAAATAAAAAAAATAAAAAATAAAAATTTGCAGGCCTGATACTGATTAAGCTAAGTACAAATTTTGCATACAGGCGAAGTTCAGCCATAAGACAATGGCAGTGATGGTGGGATTCTTTTCACTGACGAGCCCATGTGGAATAGGTGTGGGCATAGCGATCTCCAACAGCTACAATGAGAATAGCCCCACTTCACTAGTTGTTGAAGGACTGCTCTTATCAGCATCTGCAGGGATTCTCATTTACATGGCACTCGTTGATCTTCTTGCTGCAGATTTCATAAACAATGCCAAAATGCTAACCAATCCCAAGCTCCAACTTGGGGCCAATTTTACTCTTCTTCTTGGAGCAGGGTTTATGTCACTCTTGGCCAAATTAGGAGATGAATCCTAAGTTAGTGAGTATTGTACAATGACATGATTTGAATGGATGAATCATCACTTCACTTGTTCAACGAAATACATGGACCATTTTCAAAGAGCTTCAGAGACAAACATTATCCCTCTATCATCATCTTAGTATTGATTTAAAGGTTTTTCAAAGAGTTTCATCTTAGTATTGTTTAATGAAACATCTTGATTGGATACCGTATATGCCACATAAGCGGACAAATATGATCAGCTCTGGTTCTCTAAATTGTGATTGACATGGCATTGCTTTTAACATAAGCATAAAATCAGCACCCCCGACGATATTATCATATGATTCTTGTCTTTGTAGTTTGAAAACGTCATAGAATTCCATAAAAGATTTCAGTAAATACGACATTACATTATAATCTCAATATCTCATTGTTTCATATCAGTATGTTCTGATTTTCAGGTCTAAAAGAAAATTTCCCAAAGGGTGAACTATGGTCATTGTAGAATAATGTTTGGTAACATGTAGGACCGTCGACCAACAAAGAATAGAGTTGCATATTTTATTTAGAAAATGACATCTTACTACCATAAGTAATAACAAAACACAGAAAAACCACATTTCAATATATTTAAACAAATAAGGACATAAGCTCATACCCACAATGTATACTACCATGTCCTATCAGTAATTTTTACGTAAAATACCCAAAAAATCATTCTTTTCTAAAATATCTACAAAACTGCCATTACCTCAAAATACCATTTTTTCACAATTTTCAGACCTGGGAAACACACTGATCTCTCTCTCTCTCNNNNNNNNNNNNNNNNNNNNCTCTCTCTCTACTACTACTCTCTCTCTCTCTCTCTCTCTCTCTCTCTCTCTCTCTCTCTCTCTCTCTCTCTCTCTCTCTCTCTCTCTCTCTCTCTCTCTCTCTCTCTCTCTCTCTCTCTCTCTGTGACAAATGAAGGCGAAGGTAGAATCTAGTCCAGGGATCGGCTTATCGAGGAAGAGGATGATCGGGCCGTGGTCGAATTTGATCTCTGTCGGAGATGATGGGTAGCCTTCGTCGTCATGATGGTTTTTGTCATGTTGCTATAGCCATTAAAAAGGTATGTGCGTTGCGTTGTAGTTTCAGAGAAACAATTTTATATTAAAAAAAGATGAATCAAGCTTTAGGCTGCCGAACTTTTGTTGAATCTAAGACTAATATAGTCCAAGGACATTCATTGTCGAGATACATATTAATGTATTGAAATACTGATTTGTGCAATTAGTTTTGTCCATTTTCTTCTGTAAAATTTGAGATTGAATTTCAATATATGGATTCAAAACACATTTACTTGCTTTAACTACAATTTTTCTCCTTACAAAAAAAATATAATTGTTCTAATTAATAGCTGAAGTAGAAGCAATTATCCATAGACAGTAGCAGCAACATTCCAGTCGACACAGTAGCGGCAACATTTTAGTCGACACACTAGTAGTAACATTCCTGTAGACAATACCAGCAACATTCCAACAAGTGTAATAGCAGCTGAAGCAAGACGTGGTTGGGTTTGATTTTATAATTTGATTTAATTTGTATAAGTAGTAGCACGAAGATTGGATGATTAGGCAGTAGCAGAACGATTGGACGACCATGCAGTAGCAGCTTTGGTTGTTTAAGGTTATGCAAGGATAATTTAGTAAAATTAGCTCATAACACATGATATGCAAAGAAAAATTTGTCCTTAATTGTTAACCTATGCTACTACTTATACTATGATGTTAACCCCTACTACTACTTCTACAAGGATGTTAATCCTTGCTACTACTTCTACTGAAATGTTAACCCCTACAACTACTTCTACAGGGATGTTAATCTCTGCTACTACTTCTACTAGGATGTTAACCCTTGTTACTACTTCGACTAGGATGTTAACCCTTGTTACTACTTCGACTAGGATGTTAACCCCTGCTACTACTTCTACAAGGATGTTAACCCCTGCTACTACTTCTACTGGAATTAACTGCTACTACACTAAGTTATTGAAAATCTGCTACTGTATTTCATTTACTAAAAAATCTCAAAATGAGAGACTTTTCTCTTTTAAAAACATATTTAATTAGTATAAGATTAGTTTGGTAAATTAAATCATGACACATGGCATGGAGAGAAAATATTGTCCTTAATTATTAAAAACTGTCTTTATTTGTTTAACAACAACACAAGTGAATTTATTTATATTTTAAATTTTTTTAGAAGATGTATATGTGATTTGTTATATTTTATTTAATCTTTAATCCATGATTAACATGTAACCTTTTGAAGAACTAGCATAGTTCGGTCCCTACATAGTAATAGTCACAAACTCACAACTGCACAATGCATAAGGCATACTTTTTACCAACATTGATAGACAGCAAGGGTCATCATGAATGTATAAAAGTGAAAAGGGGATTGGTAAAATGTTATGATACAAAATGAACAAAAAGAAACAAAAATGGGATACATATGATCGATTAGATGCCACTAGATGGGTAGTGTTTGTCATTCTTATCTTGTATTTGTCATTAAACCAGGATTCCAATCAGATACGCTTTTCAAAAAATAAAAAAATCGGATATGTAAAACCTCTATTTAGGGGCTTAAAGCGAAAAAAAAAATTGAGGTTCCTTGTAGTGAAGTAGAAGGAGTAGTGCTACATACACCAAAATATGTTACAAAATTTCAATACCAAATGACGTGGCGTATACCATGTCATCATATTCTAAAATAAAAACCAATGAGATGGATTTTTTTATCTATAATTTGTTAATTATTAATTCAATTTAGATTACCATTATGTCTTTATCCTTTACAAATGCAATCAACTAAAATCGATGAGAAAAAATGAAACCCAGAAACTGACACGAATCATAGAACTCTGATCACTCTCAAAGTTAAACAAGAAGAAATCAATTCAAGAAGTTGAACAAGCAGAAGAAAAAAAAAATCAAGCAAGATACATATATCTAAGATCGTATGAAGCCCAAAGTAATTATTGAAGAATAGATTTTTGGCTACATGTTGGGTAAAAACTCAAATAGAATAAACTCAAGTCAAGTTCATGTCCATGAACACCCGTTAGAAAAACTGAACCCGAATGAATAAGAACTTAAACTAGGATTAAATATCAATTGTTTCTTTGCCAAAAAAAAGATATCAATGGTTTCTTATAATAAGATTTTCACTGAACAGTAAGCAATTTCATCTTGATTGAGAATGGATCAGCTGTTCTATTCCATGATTTTCGAGCAAAGAGAAGAAACTATTTCGAACTCCAATCTTGAATGAATATTCATGACGGACTGATTTGATGGTGGTTGACGAAACAAGTCCTTAAAATGTTTTTTTATAATTTTCTCTCAATGCAGATTGAATGGATAAGAAATTCAAGACTTCCAATTTTTATGATTATTACACAAATCTGATCATCACTATATTCATAGCCAAGACTACTTAATCATTATCCCAACAAAGACCAAATCTTTTAACGCATCAACGATGAGGGTGGAATAGAATAGAGATGATTTCCTTGCCAATATACCATAAACATTTTACCTTCATCGCTATGTTGCAAATTGCTTAAATCCACCGGATTTTTTACTTGGTCTTGAATAGAGATAAAGATTATGGAACGATGTATAACCTTTTTCATTTTAATTGTTGATTTTTATTTTACATTTGATAATGGGTTTGTATGAAGACATGTAGGATATTATTAGGATTTTAATGATGATGTGGAAATATGCCACATCATTTTGTATTAGTTATTTGTATAATTTTTTGGTGTCTTTAGCATATTGCTTAACTATAAGCCCTTACTTTAGTTTAATATCATTATTATAACATGACAATATCAAACCTGACAAACTGACAAATCTAATTGTTGAATATACTTACATACAACCATACCCAATTATTGATTTTTCTACATTAACATGACATGCTTAGTTATTTTCTTATGGCGGATTTGTGTAATTTCTATCTGCCGTTTGCTTTTATCTCCAACTTATTGCTACTCTACGCTGCATCGTCTACAGATACTCTCGTACTCCTCATTTCACATATCATTGCTTTCAACTTCATTTTTCAGTCGCCCACTTTGCCACATTACTCATCAGTGTGATGGAAGATTTGAGCAAAGCGTTGTTTGAGAGGCAACAAGAAAATCTAGATCAGGAAGAACTTGATGAGCGGAATGCTAGCAACAAACTGTCAACGTTGCCACGATCGAGAATGACATACATAGTACATTTCTTATGATCCACCTAAAGAACGCAGTTTCACGATCACGTAGAGTGACCCAAATGTAAAAAAGACATGGAGATCGAATCATTATACAAGTGTCTAAATAGCATATCAGAAAAAGAATCAATGAAAGAAGCTAGAGTCATAATATGGTCATTGCAAAAAGAAGTTTGAGCTCATCATCTAGTGTCCACATATCTGAAATTCTGAATCATGCCCAGTAAATATTGGCTTTTGGCTAGAATAATAAGCTCAATAAAGGGTCTTCTTTTCATCTAATATTCTACACAAAACCTGTCCAAACATGCAGATTCGATACTTGGATTACATCTTGTTCCAGAAACACCACAATTAACGTCAACACTAACAATGTCCTGAGAACATCACGTACATTGTCATTTTAGTCACTTTTCAACCCCAAATTCCCTTTCAAGCAAGGCAGCAAGCTGGCTTCTATTTCATGTCGTCATATTTACTCTATATGACAACCAAAATGGAATGGACTCCAATCACTCCATTATAAATCACAATCCATACCAGTGTCTCTAGCACTCTTTACCACTCCTTTACTAGCTATATAGTTCTCTCTGTCTATTCACGACTCTCTTTAAACCATTACGAATGCTCCCTAGCTTTATATTATCACATTCTTCTTCTTTGCTATTCCTCAGTCTTTCAATCAATCAATCTCTTGGTTTTGGCAGAATACACATGCCTAGGCTCTTGAGAAGTCCCAGGTTCTCAAATTCAAGCCAGTTGCAATAGGTTCAATCCTTAGGGCTACTGCCTTCATAAGCATTGAACTTATTGCAACTAGCTTTGATTTTTGAGTTTGATTACGTAAGTTCCCCCTAAGTAGGTCGTTCGGTAGGTTTGAAATAGTTAATTTCAACAACGTTAATTGCATTCTAGAGCCTAATTCTTTGACATTGTAAACTTTAGTTGCCCTATAGGTTTTTGTTTATAAAATATTTTCTTCTTCAACAACAAAACAACATTCA from Fragaria vesca subsp. vesca linkage group LG3, FraVesHawaii_1.0, whole genome shotgun sequence harbors:
- the LOC101309133 gene encoding zinc transporter 8-like isoform 1, which codes for MRKFQSYSNTIFFLILLPVLVSSTCTCTRKQDEDRNQSKQLITYKLVAIVSVLVSGALGVCLPFLVKVNIPFLHPDNDFYLLIKAFAAGVILATSFVHVLPDAQESLTSPCLSQKPWGKFPFTGFVAMVSAIGTLMMEALATGYNKRSALSKPQPIDGDEETNQVHGSALVLEPSNSSDTIRNRIISQVLELGIIVHSVIIGVSLGACQKLHTIKPLVAALSFHQFFEGIGLGGCIYQAKFSHKTMAVMVGFFSLTSPCGIGVGIAISNSYNENSPTSLVVEGLLLSASAGILIYMALVDLLAADFINNAKMLTNPKLQLGANFTLLLGAGFMSLLAKLGDES
- the LOC101309133 gene encoding zinc transporter 8-like isoform 2 translates to MRKFQSYSNTIFFLILLPVLVSSTCTCTRKQDEDRNQSKQLITYKLVAIVSVLVSGALGVCLPFLVKVNIPFLHPDNDFYLLIKAFAAGVILATSFVHVLPDAQESLTSPCLSQKPWGKFPFTGFVAMVSAIGTLMMEALATGYNKRSALSKPQPIDGDEETNQVLELGIIVHSVIIGVSLGACQKLHTIKPLVAALSFHQFFEGIGLGGCIYQAKFSHKTMAVMVGFFSLTSPCGIGVGIAISNSYNENSPTSLVVEGLLLSASAGILIYMALVDLLAADFINNAKMLTNPKLQLGANFTLLLGAGFMSLLAKLGDES